In Daucus carota subsp. sativus chromosome 4, DH1 v3.0, whole genome shotgun sequence, one DNA window encodes the following:
- the LOC108215910 gene encoding pentatricopeptide repeat-containing protein At1g71490: MPSSSFSSLPNPHYFLSQLQKCIPRNWKQNPSIPKQPMIDSLVISLKRFATQGHLEQAFKTFASIQTHFGSGDSFYIIVISLSRLLLCCSNLKALSHGRQVHSYIVTSGLEKHSILVPKLVTFYANLDVLDYGKIIVCSSGIKDPLSWNLLISGYVRNGFCGEAISMYRVMVEKGVRPDNFTYPSVLKACSEELDVVAGREVHRSIECSGVEWNLYVYNALIYMYGKCGEVDVARKLFDGLRERDAVSWNSMISCYASGGMWKEAFEVFEYMQGESIELNMITWNTIAGGCLKTGRYDTALELLCRMRKCLIHLDPVAVINGLGACSHVGSLKLGKEIHGLAVRSYCDEFDKVRNSLITMYSRCKDLRLATVLFNLVQVKSMITWNSIISGYSQWDHTEEAFFLFREMILFGFEPNNVTIASLLPLCARVANLQHGREFHCYMIKREVFKDYLLLWNALVDMYARSGKISLAKRLFDLLIKKDEVTYTSLIAGYGIQGEGKTALKLFEEMIASQIRPDHVTMIAVLSACSHSRLVIEGQLLFENMSRVYGITPRLEHFACMVDLYGRAGLIHKAVGILRGMQYKPTQAMWATLIGSCKIHGNTEVGEWAAKNLLEMKPQNSGYYVLIANMYAAAGCWNELAKIRTSMRDWGVKKAPGVAWIDAGAGISPFMVEDMSNTQSEEIYPLLRGLLKQMKEAGYVACEDSYVEYEVIEDQIEYNISS; the protein is encoded by the coding sequence ATGCCATCATCTTCATTCTCCTCACTACCAAACCCCCACTATTTCCTCTCACAACTCCAGAAATGCATTCCTCGAAATTGGAAACAAAACCCATCTATTCCTAAACAACCCATGATTGATTCTTTGGTTATTTCCTTAAAAAGGTTTGCAACTCAAGGCCATTTAGAACAAGCCTTCAAAACATTCGCATCTATTCAGACACATTTTGGGTCTGGTGACTCATTTTACATAATTGTAATCTCATTGTCtcgtcttttgttgtgttgttcTAATCTTAAGGCTTTGTCACATGGTAGACAGGTTCATTCTTATATTGTTACTTCGGGTTTGGAGAAGCACTCTATTTTGGTTCCTAAGCTTGTTACATTTTATGCTAATTTAGATGTGCTTGATTATGGTAAAATTATAGTTTGTAGTTCTGGGATTAAGGATCCGTTGTCGTGGAATTTGTTGATTTCGGGTTATGTAAGAAATGGGTTTTGTGGGGAGGCGATTTCGATGTATAGAGTGATGGTGGAGAAGGGGGTTAGGCCGGATAATTTTACTTACCCTTCGGTTTTGAAGGCTTGTAGTGAAGAATTGGATGTTGTGGCTGGGAGAGAGGTGCATAGGTCTATTGAATGTAGTGGGGTTGAGTGGAATTTGTATGTTTATAATGCTTTGATTTATATGTATGGGAAATGTGGGGAAGTGGATGTTGCGCGGAAGCTGTTTGATGGGTTGCGTGAAAGGGATGCTGTTTCGTGGAATTCTATGATTTCGTGTTATGCTTCTGGGGGGATGTGGAAGGAGGCGTTTGAGGTTTTTGAGTATATGCAGGGAGAGAGTATTGAATTGAATATGATAACGTGGAATACAATAGCTGGGGGGTGTTTGAAGACGGGTAGATATGATACGGCGCTGGAATTGCTTTGTCGGATGAGGAAATGTTTGATTCACTTAGATCCTGTTGCGGTGATTAACGGTTTAGGTGCATGTTCTCATGTGGGTTCTTTAAAATTGGGGAAGGAGATTCATGGTTTGGCGGTGCGTAGTTATTGTGATGAATTTGATAAAGTTAGAAATTCATTGATCACTATGTATTCTCGGTGCAAGGACCTTAGGCTGGCAACTGTTTTGTTCAATTTAGTACAAGTTAAAAGTATGATTACGTGGAATTCTATCATTTCTGGTTACTCGCAGTGGGACCATACTGAGGAAGCTTTCTTTCTATTTAGAGAAATGATTCTTTTTGGGTTTGAACCTAATAATGTGACAATTGCAAGCCTTTTGCCTTTATGTGCTAGGGTAGCAAATCTTCAGCACGGTAGAGAGTTTCATTGCTATATGATTAAGCGTGAAGTGTTTAAAGATTACTTGCTGTTATGGAATGCCCTGGTGGACATGTATGCAAGATCTGGAAAAATATCCTTAGCAAAAAGATTATTTGATTTACTAATCAAAAAGGATGAAGTGACTTACACATCACTAATAGCTGGGTACGGGATACAAGGAGAGGGCAAAACTGCGTTGAAACTTTTTGAAGAGATGATTGCTTCCCAGATAAGACCGGATCATGTAACCATGATTGCTGTTTTGTCAGCTTGTAGTCATTCTCGTCTTGTTATTGAAGGTCAGTTGTTGTTTGAAAATATGTCACGTGTCTATGGCATAACTCCTCGTTTGGAGCACTTCGCTTGCATGGTTGACCTCTATGGGAGAGCTGGTTTAATTCATAAGGCAGTGGGAATATTGAGAGGGATGCAATACAAACCAACCCAGGCAATGTGGGCCACTCTTATAGGATCTTGTAAAATTCATGGAAATACAGAAGTTGGAGAATGGGCGGCAAAAAATCTGTTAGAAATGAAGCCTCAGAATTCAGGGTATTATGTCTTAATTGCAAACATGTATGCTGCAGCTGGATGTTGGAACGAACTAGCAAAGATTAGGACTTCCATGAGGGACTGGGGTGTAAAAAAGGCTCCTGGTGTTGCATGGATTGATGCTGGAGCTGGAATTTCGCCTTTTATGGTGGAAGACATGTCCAACACCCAGTCTGAGGAGATTTATCCTTTGCTCAGGGGATTActtaaacaaatgaaagaagCTGGATATGTTGCATGTGAAGATTCTTATGTAGAGTATGAAGTTATTGAAGACCAAATCGAATACAATATTTCTTCTTAA
- the LOC108217728 gene encoding laccase-14, whose product MKIFSLQVFGFLFLVSVFASEAAVRRATFVVQETSYTRLCDTKKILTVNGQYPGPTLYAETGDTIIVDVQNKGNQNITLHWHGVKQPRNPWTDGPEFITQCPIKPGGRFSQRVILSDEEGTLWWHAHSDWSRATVHGAIVIRPKQGTNYPFPKPHKEVPLILGDWWKSDIEEVLQEFIRTGGDPNASDALTINGQPGDFYNCSKQDTFKLIVDYGKTYMLRMINAGMNNILFFGIANHTFTIVGQDAAYVKPFKSDYITITPGQTLDVLVEANQPPNHYYMASKVYIGAGLAPFVRSTTTAVLEYRGNYTASSPPPLPILPNITNSTAPQSFSANLRSLASADHPIKVPVNVDQKFLFTVSVNFVPCNNTTDCRTANNQRFRASINNITFQSPKIDILEAYYRGINGVYGDDFPANPPLEFDYTADNLSAALRIPRNGTEVRVIPFNTTVELVYQGTNLLRGIEHPMHLHGYSFFVVGTGLGNFDREEDPKRYNLVDPPLVNTISVPRNGWTAIRFTADNPGVWLMHCHFERHITWGMEMTFIVRNGKRSEQKILSRPSDMPPC is encoded by the exons GTGCAAGAAACTTCGTACACAAGGCTCTGCGATACGAAGAAAATCTTAACGGTTAACGGCCAGTATCCTGGTCCGACACTGTATGCTGAAACCGGTGATACGATAATCGTCGATGTCCAAAACAAAGGAAACCAAAACATAACCCTTCACTG GCATGGAGTGAAACAGCCTAGAAATCCGTGGACGGACGGCCCGGAATTCATAACCCAGTGTCCGATAAAACCAGGAGGAAGATTTAGCCAACGGGTTATATTATCCGACGAGGAAGGAACATTGTGGTGGCATGCTCACAGTGACTGGTCACGAGCCACCGTGCATGGAGCCATTGTTATTCGCCCCAAGCAGGGAACTAACTATCCCTTCCCTAAGCCTCACAAAGAAGTGCCTTTAATTTTAG gggactggtggaagagtgaCATAGAGGAGGTTTTGCAAGAGTTTATAAGGACAGGTGGAGACCCAAATGCCTCTGATGCTCTTACTATCAATGGTCAACCTGGCGATTTTTATAATTGTTCCAAACAAG ACACATTCAAGTTAATTGTAGACTATGGAAAAACCTACATGCTCCGAATGATCAACGCGGGAATGAACAACATCCTCTTCTTCGGAATAGCAAATCACACCTTCACAATCGTCGGCCAGGATGCCGCATACGTTAAGCCCTTCAAATCCGATTACATCACGATCACCCCGGGCCAAACCCTCGACGTCTTAGTCGAAGCAAATCAACCCCCTAACCATTACTACATGGCTTCTAAAGTCTACATTGGTGCTGGTTTAGCACCTTTCGTCAGATCCACCACCACAGCCGTACTCGAATACCGCGGAAACTACACTGCCTCCTCACCACCGCCGTTGCCTATTCTTCCAAACATCACTAATTCAACGGCGCCACAAAGTTTTAGTGCCAACCTTCGAAGTTTGGCCAGCGCGGATCACCCTATAAAAGTACCAGTAAATGTAGACCAGAAGTTTTTGTTCACGGTTTCTGTGAATTTCGTACCGTGCAACAATACGACTGATTGTCGTACTGCAAATAATCAGAGATTCAGGGCGAGTATAAACAACATTACGTTTCAGTCTCCGAAGATTGATATATTGGAGGCCTATTACAGAGGCATTAATGGTGTGTATGGGGATGATTTCCCAGCGAATCCGCCTCTGGAATTCGATTACACTGCGGATAATCTTTCAGCTGCACTGCGGATACCGAGAAACGGCACTGAAGTGAGGGTTATACCGTTTAATACGACAGTGGAACTTGTTTATCAAGGAACCAATTTGCTAAGGGGCATAGAACATCCTATGCATCTGCATGGATATAGTTTCTTTGTCGTCGGTACCGGGCTCGGAAATTTTGATAGAGAGGAGGATCCTAAGCGGTACAATCTTGTTGATCCGCCGCTGGTGAATACTATTTCTGTTCCTAGAAATGGTTGGACAGCGATCAGGTTCACGGCAGATAATCCAG GTGTGTGGCTGATGCATTGCCATTTTGAGCGACACATAACTTGGGGAATGGAGATGACTTTCATTGTGAGGAATGGAAAGCGGTCTGAGCAAAAAATCTTGTCACGACCTTCTGACATGCCACCATGTTGA